A window of Tatumella citrea genomic DNA:
TGGTGATGCTTTAATGATTACCTGTGCGACGCCAGGTTATCTGCAACAATATGGTACCCCGGCAACCCCGCAGGAACTGAACAGCGATCACCGGTTGATTGGTTATCTCTCTTCCCTGACCGGCAGGGCTTTTCCTTTTCGTTTTCTCTGCGATGGCGAACTGACAGAACTGAAAGTACCACGTAGTCTGGGTATAAACGAAAGTAACGCTCATCTGGCCGCAGCGCTGGCCGGGCTGGGGATTGTCCAGACCTTCACTTATTCAGTAAACAGCGCATTGCAGCAGGGCACAATGGTGGAAATTCTTAGTGACTGGCGACCACCGCGTTATCCTTTTCATGTCGTTTACCCACAAAACCGCCACGTAACGAATCGTCTGAGGGTATTTATCGACTGGTTAACGGAAATATTTCCGCCATTACTGAGCGGAGAAACCACCGGGGAAAACCCAGGCAGGACTGGCTGACCGGTAATGTATCTGCCAGCTCCGGGAGAGCTGTCACCGGAAGTCAGACCCGTGGTATCCATATCGCAGATGTCTGCAATTTTATCTTTAAATGACTATAATTTCGGGTGAGATTCCGGAGATAAGGATTTGTCCGCATGCAGGTTAATAAAGTCTGTTTCGCACTATTGTTATGTTTCACGTTAAGCCTGGCGGGATGCAGTACTCACCGTACTATTGTTGAGCGCAATGCTGATCATCTGGCTTTTCAGATGGCTGAGCAGGATTTTTCTGCATCACTCGAAACTCAGGTTCCGGATACGGCAAAAAGCCTGACCGGTTTCCTGCAGCATTATTATGACGAAGGGAAAAAGATACATGCTGCCGGGGTGACAGAAGATCAGGCTCTGGCTATTGCTGCCTTGCTGAGGGAGCGCATTATGCAGGGTCAGTTGCCTTCGCATGAAACTTTCGCCGGTAAAACCTACACCTCTGCTCAGTCCGAAACGATTAAAAAGCTGGTGGCGCAGACAGTCGCTAATACTTTTATCGATGGTTATAACGGGGCTCAGTGACTCAGTCTGGTGAGTCTCTTATAGAGGAGGCTCAGCCCGGGAGAGTTTTTCCTTCATCAGGCGACGGATGCGTGTCAGCAGCCATTGCGCAGCCGGGTC
This region includes:
- a CDS encoding Exc2 family lipoprotein — its product is MQVNKVCFALLLCFTLSLAGCSTHRTIVERNADHLAFQMAEQDFSASLETQVPDTAKSLTGFLQHYYDEGKKIHAAGVTEDQALAIAALLRERIMQGQLPSHETFAGKTYTSAQSETIKKLVAQTVANTFIDGYNGAQ